From a single Vibrio tubiashii genomic region:
- a CDS encoding FecCD family ABC transporter permease — MFIIAAIFVLVVTGYAASMLGWSNFSLTFKDLVGYWFSFDQGNMNHQILATLRAPRAYAGLMIGACLAVAGLLMQGLTRNSLASPSILGINAGAACFMAFAAIGMPIVSDINPILNAVLGALLSGMSVMMLGGFFSVRSHPLRLVLAGIAISALLLGLTRAALILADDMAYSVLHWLTGSLASVDNEQWNQLWPPALVGLSLAIGLARNLNLLALGEEVAVGLGSNIQLTRLVTGLTIVLLAGTCVAIAGPIGFVGLLVPHLVRPLVGHNYHLLIPCSALTGAALVAWSDALSRAIAFPTETPVGVLTALIGTPCFILVAMRRS, encoded by the coding sequence ATGTTTATCATCGCCGCTATTTTTGTTTTGGTCGTGACGGGTTACGCCGCTTCAATGCTGGGTTGGTCAAACTTCTCACTCACATTCAAAGATTTAGTCGGCTACTGGTTTTCATTTGATCAAGGCAATATGAATCACCAGATACTTGCAACCTTAAGAGCTCCAAGGGCCTATGCTGGGTTAATGATTGGTGCTTGTCTTGCTGTTGCAGGTTTACTGATGCAAGGGCTGACGCGTAACTCGTTGGCATCTCCCTCGATTCTGGGCATAAACGCTGGGGCGGCGTGTTTTATGGCATTCGCTGCCATTGGCATGCCAATTGTCAGTGATATCAACCCAATTCTTAATGCAGTACTAGGGGCGCTACTGAGTGGCATGTCAGTGATGATGCTAGGCGGTTTTTTCTCTGTTCGTTCTCACCCTTTGCGCTTGGTATTAGCGGGCATTGCAATCAGTGCTCTGCTGCTTGGTCTTACTAGAGCAGCGCTTATCCTTGCTGATGATATGGCTTACAGTGTTTTGCATTGGCTGACGGGGTCTTTAGCAAGCGTTGATAATGAGCAATGGAATCAACTTTGGCCGCCTGCTTTGGTTGGATTGAGCTTAGCGATAGGGTTAGCGCGTAATCTCAACTTATTGGCGCTTGGCGAGGAAGTGGCCGTTGGGTTGGGGAGCAATATCCAACTGACTCGCCTAGTTACTGGCCTCACCATAGTTTTGTTGGCCGGAACGTGCGTTGCCATTGCAGGTCCTATCGGTTTTGTTGGTCTTCTTGTTCCCCATTTAGTCAGACCGCTAGTCGGTCATAACTATCATTTACTGATCCCTTGCTCAGCCCTTACGGGGGCGGCTCTTGTCGCTTGGTCTGATGCCTTATCTCGTGCGATTGCGTTTCCAACTGAAAC